Genomic window (Primulina eburnea isolate SZY01 chromosome 8, ASM2296580v1, whole genome shotgun sequence):
TTATTGAAGATTTGGTATATTTGACAGTGGTTCCGTAAAAATTGCACCAATTGCTTACAAAAAACGAAAATTTGAATACAATAACAATTATATTTCGTGCAAGTAATGTAGTGATGGACTTCACTTGGCTACCTACCTTGCTGCATCGTCTCTGATAGCCTTTCGCTTGTATGAAAACCTTTTCCTTTGGTGCGAACCTGTGTGATTTACTCTGTGATTCTTATTAACCAGGAGCTTTCACGATTTATTGCCATGTTTTGACGACATCAAATGAAATTTTGCAGCGATGCTAGCCTATAAGACTATTTCAGGAACAAAAAGTTTCAAAAAACTGGTTCATCTTTCTCTGCAATTCCTGGCATTCTGTTCCGGCATTGTTGGATTGTGGGCCGCTTGGAAGTTTCACATGGACAAAGGAATTGATAATTTCTACAGCCTCCACTCGTGGCTTGGCTTAGCATGTCTTTTCTTGTTCGGTGTTCAGGTTTATGTTTTACAATTTAACTTCCCTCTGCTTGTAAGTCTTGAGCGGCTTTACATGTCATCGTTTGCGTTGCTCCAACTATAGATAGATATATGGCTATTCATGGACTATGGATGCAAATTGCAAATGAATAGAATCGTACCGAATAGTATTCAAATTTTCAGTCAGATGAAGCAAGATCTAAAGACTTGGTCTAGGCCCTTGAGAATCTGGACACTTCGGCTTTAAATCGGAACAGCATTTTCTTTTTGTGTTCCAACTCTCAGGTTTATGGGTAAAGACACAAATAGCCAAGGATGAACCTAAAAACTTAGTACATAAGTATAATTTTACGTgatatcaatttatttatttttattgagaGAGATATATGCTTTCATTGATTTAATGTGCAGTGGGCTGCCGGATTTGTTACATATTGGTATCCTGGTGGTTCAAGAAATAGTCGAGCTACCCTTTTACCTTGGCATGTATTTTTTGGCATATATATCTACGGTCTAGCTGTGGTGACATGCACAACTGGTCTCTTAGAGAAAGCTACGTTTCTTCAAACAAGTAACACGATAACACGCTACTCGACTGAGGCATTGCTGGTAAATTCTTTGGGAATGTTGATTATTGTTCTGGCTGGCTTcgtgattcttggagttatctCTTCCTCGTATGCGGTTAGGGGTTCAGTAGATTAGTTACAGTATTGCAGCAAAAGCCAGGTGTGATCCTAATAAGATGCTGTGATGCTTATTTTTCGGTTTGTTTCTGTAAGGAAAGGTGAGAAGATAGCATATTAAGACGGTTTCTATTTGGTAACAAGCATCATACGTTCACTCATTTGTGACAACCGGACAATAGGTaacatttttctaaaaattattGATTGGTAATGTAAATGAAAGATTGTTAGAATACCAAAATTCATTAAAGGGTTACAAAAGCTCAATACAACATGATACAATTCCATCCAAAATCTGCCCGGAGAGGCGGAACATTCGCACTCTTCACAGAATCAGgtgaaaaattaaaatcagAAATCTGTTCTTGTCATGACATAAATCCTTATTATTCCAAAAATGGGATCCAAAATAATCCGCGATCTGCCGCATACATCTTTATGTCCACAAGTGTTCTCTTTGATATTCTCGAACGACTGTGGGCACACTTGTCGGTGGTATCTAACCAAACATTATCATTTGTTCACACAAAAAATAAATCAGTTACTTAGAAAAGGGAAAAACATGAACAAACAGGAAAACTAAATGAAGCAGCTAACCTACAACACCAAGACAGACTAGGGCAGAGAATTCATTTTTTCCCCAAAATCGAAGGGAAAAttccattttaaaaaaaatctaaatattTACCAAATGATTATTGAAAcataaatgcatttctttgttCCAACGAAATCAATATGGTATAAAACCAAGAAATTGTTAATGCAGTACATAaccttttatttttttgtgcGGGGTGGGAGGCATGTGgacatttttttagaaaaaagaaaatcTTTCAACGCAGTTGGCTTCATATAAAGGGATGCACAAAACAACTTACCATGCCATAGTCTGTAATGATCATTGAAACATAATCAGAAGGTGTTGCATCATAACTGGAACAATGAAATGAGAAGGTAAACCAGTACAATAAGGAATAGCATTACAATATGAAATCGTGTATAGAACAAAACAAAGCTTACATCAAATTCAGCATTTGTAGATTCTCACTTCTGGCCCAACCATCTAAAGAACTGATTTCCTGTCTGCCAGCAACTCTTGAGATAGCATCAGGATCACCTGTAATAGCATGCCATGGTGTTGGCAGGAAATGCAAGTAGCAAGCTGTATAAAAGAAAAGCTATTTCCGTACCAAGTTCATTGAAGCAAATTGAATCAAGTTGAACCCTTTCATGAAATTTGTATGCTTCACAACATATCAGGACTGGGATGCGGAACTGATGAGCAACCATAGCAACACATGCGGTGCCAACCCTCGAATAAACCGTCCCATTAGACAATATCGATGAAGCACCCAAAAATACTCTAGTCACCTCATGCATGAGATAAGAAACAGCATTTATATGGGTGTATGTACAGTGAATACCCTTTCCCACGAGCCTACGAAGCAACTTTTGTCCTTCAAGCTTTGGACGTGAATCGACTACCACGACTTGGAACTGTTTACCAAGTTCGTGAGCATGTGACAGCACCATCTCAACAGCAGATGATGAAGCATATGTGAGAAGAACATCACCATCCCTAATTTTGGTCACAGCGTGATTTACAATTACCTTATCTGCTAGAATTATCTTTTCAGTAATAAAATGTTCAATATCTGAGATAAGACTTGCTTTTGCCTCAGACTCAGAGAGGCTCAAAGATAATTTGGCAATTTGAGTTTTGAGAAATCTAATAGCATTCCCCATGCTGATTGAAAGGGGTCTGCATTCAATCAGAAAAGAGATGTAACCATTAATTTTTGTAGTCAAATCCCTGATCAGGGCTTTCTCTGGTGGTGTGTAGTAGTCTTTAATAGCCTCTTGAAATGCTTGGAGCATAGTAACACAGCGAGTATTGCCACCAGAAATATCACCATTTAGATGTCTTAGACCAACCTGACAAGTGTAAAGTCAGGATAGGATAAATTGCAACAAGGATGGGACTAATTACTTTACTATCTCTGATAAATTGAGGAAAGTATTTACACTTGACAATCCCTAGCAAAGATTACTATGACCAAGAACTTTGTATGAAATTATTCATTCTCTTAATAGCCAAGGTGCTTCCTCCAATGCCAAGcctaaaagaaaatatattagcCTTAGTTACCTTGTAAACTGCAGGATGAACGGTATCAAGTTGAAAGAACTTCGACTCGAGGTCAAGAAGTCGTGTTCCATGTTCTACTGTGGTAAATGCCTAAAGAGTTCAACCCTGTTTTTGGCTTCAATTTGTTTTACCACCGATCGTTTCTTTGCCTTCTCAACTCTATTCTTATCATCAAACTGCATCCTAGGATGAGGgacatctttctttctttctttatctGCTTGGCGTTCAGCACTTTTCTTCTCAGAAGCGGCAACAGGAGAGCTGTCTGTCCTTTGTGGAACCACCTTTAGAGCCTTACAAGTATTAGCATTTGCAGAATTGGCCCCAGATGCAACAGAAGCCTTGTTTCCCTCACCTGGAAAGAtataacattaaaaaaaatgaaaaggtgttccaaaaacaatttttgaaaagtaaaaataaagttGTGCACCGCAATAAGTGATATAGTTGACACAGGTTACTATCCACCAAATGGGAAAAAAGGAAGACAAACAGGTAAATCGGGGCAATAAGTTGATTTTTTCAGCTTATAGTGGCGAGGAATTCAAAAAAATCCAGTAGATTTAGAGCAAAACTAAAAAACTGAAGGGTTCTTCAACTTAACACGTGCATGGATGACACAAGAAATTGAACTAAAATGAATCCCAGGCTTAAGCCATTTGACCGAGGAAGAGCCCCATATTGGTCCAGAAAGAGATAAATAGATCATTCATTGCTTAACATAGATAAAGAACTACCATCAAACAATTCGAATATTCAAAGCACCTAAGCTTTACAACAAGATAAGAAATGAGATTCGTCTACCAGAACATCCTGGAATGATAAAATAGTGATCATCCTCAAAATACAAAGACTCATCTCCTCAATGGTCACCACAAGCAATATCTCAGCTTTAATCGTTCCAAAGAAAAACTAAACAAGACCAAAACACTGTTCGGTCACTTGAAATCAATATGAGACAAACAGACTATCAACGGTCAATGCTGCTACATTGAGGGGCACAAGGGCGGAGCCTCATTAAGGGCccattttttatttgttatgaATTAGTTTTGGGTCAATTTGAGATTAGCCCGGGTGACACAATTTCCAGTTTCTAAAAGTTAAAGGAGCCTAGATTTTGTCTCTCTTTCCTAACTGTGTCTATCTTCCCAGATTGAACAAAAAAAACCCTAATTTCGTCTCTCTTCCCCAATTTTGTTAATGGTTCTTTTTGTATGTATCAACAAGTTTCTCAGAAGCCATAACCACCTCCCTGGGGATAAATGCGGAAGGTGGGCGTCAGTTAAAGTCCGACTTGAGGCTATCCATCTCCTAAAGTACGTATTTTCTTGGATTTATTAGAACAGTAAATGTGGGTATTAATTCATAACACGGTATTATGAGTGTGTTTTCTTGAATATTGTTGCTCTTTACTGGTTGGTTTCACTGTTTGACACTTTGAATTATATGTTTGGTTTTCATAGGTTTTTGATGATTACTGTTCTAACAAAAGTCGCCATTTTTTTCCCATATCCATCTCGGTTTCTTTTACAGCTTTTGAGGCTACAAACAAGTATCTTATCAATTGTTATGTATTATTTtggtttttgtaaaaaaaattctagctcCAATAAATTTCATATCCTGTCTCCGCCGCTCCGCCATTGGAGGGGCACATCCACCATCAGTTCGAAACCAACCCAAGTAATTATTAACTCACTAACATTAATCTCTCGACAACAAACATAAACTATTAACCTCTAGCAGAAACCTTTGCCGCTCTTTGAGCCTCTTGAGTTGCCCGTCTTTCAGCCTTGGAGGTCTTCTCCTTCAATGGCTTTCCACCTGCAGGCCTCTGCTCTTTCCGCGTTTCAACATTTGCCCCTACATCTATTTTCTCAATAAAAACCATATCATAAAGACAATCTAGAAATCCAGTCGAACTAGGGTAAAAAAACCAGGAAAAAAAAACCTGTGACATCATGATGCGAGTTCACTACACTATTCTGCTTAACAGCCGCCATTTCGAACCCACCAGCAGGCAAAGAAGTGGCAAATTTACCAGAACTGCCCCTGACTCCCGAATTAGGGGATATATGGTCCTCAGAGAAATCTGTAACCGCAGTAGGAGATATAAACTCAGAGGGGTTGTAGCTTCCAGCTGTAATCGAAGAATCTGCAGCGCGGGAGGCATGGAGAAGGGATAACGGTGGCCCGTGAGGAGAATGGCGAGAGAGATCACTGGGTAAGTTGCGAGGCGGCGGGATCATGACAGGGTACAATGAGTTTCCGGAGGGTGAAATGTTGGAGACAGGAGGCCACGATGATGTGGGGTCGGGTGGAGCCGATTGAGACCGATCGGTTGGAGCTCCGGGGGCGAAGAACCCGACTTGCCGGAATTTCGGGTCGCTGACTGTGCGAGGAACACGGCGCGGGTCCATTGCTGGGGTTTGGAGAATTGGGGCTGATGATTTTGTTTTTCTTACTTGGTGGTTCTGGCTTGTATGTTTTGTCTGGGATGGAATCTTCTTCTTCGTTTTCTTTTTGGAAATGGGATGAAAAGAATCTTGGGTTTAAACATTGGGAAATGAAAAATTGACGGTGGGGATGGCAGCTTATTAtccataatttttttatggaaaaaCGAATTATAATAAGAGAAAACTAAATGGCCATACGAATTTTATAAGTGAAATATTAATGAACCTATGAATATTTTGACACATCACATAAAACCTGAGTAGTTCATGGGTTTATATTCATGAAATTGATTGATTCAATCTACATCGATCTAtatgaaaaatgatattttttacataaaaaataataattttttataagttGAATATTTATCTTACAAACTTGATATTACATTTTGGGCCATTTCTTGTAAAATTTTATGATAAACACTTGGGTGTTTTGCAATATACCTGCAAAAGTCACATTTAGCACGGAAACCTTTCTTttgactaaatattttaaagctCTAATCACTAATactctttaaaaatattatttaatttaatttgtttatATTCACCCCTTCATGGCTTGTAATGGGAATGAATTTATAATAACTTAGAAAgtacttataaaaattcacaGATTTTGCTAATTTAATCTTTTCATTTGGAAAAATGTTTGAATCAATCTTATTTGCTGGAATTCGAGACACAAGACATATGCTAATTAACTTCTAAGATTTTTTTCGCATTAAGGTGTTAATCTCATGTTTGTGGTTAAGAGTTGAGACTTACGATTTGAGATCCTGATTGAAGCATCACATGAATCACATCTCaaaattatgcatgttaaaGATTGATCAAGTCGATAATTGGCCAGTTATACCACGAATGAGTGTTTGACATATATTGCTAATTGAAAAACATAAGACCGCCTCCAACATCCTGCAAATTTTAATCATAACGCATTTTCTTCGATGGCCTATAAGTAAAGTCctcaatttaattattattattattattattattattattattattattattattattattattattattattatttatcaaaaaGGACGTGTAAAGAATTTCTAACCCAAAATCTTGAAGGTGACCTCCCTCGCAAGATCTTTCTTATCCACCTTTTCACGTGCACTTCCAGAGAAACAAACCAGTGATGAATTTGATGGCTGCATTTTTTGGCAAACAAATATTCGGGCAAGGCAGCTTGACAAGCTCAATTGTGGTATTACTACCCAACCATACAGCCCGACAGCAGGATTGCTGATTTTTCAAACCAAGCGCTTTGTTTTAAGGTAGGTACGGAAGTGTAAATttgaaaaaggaaataaaaAACAAGTATGAAAACTCAACTTTGGATCGGATTGGCATTGGCATCATCAACGGGAATACAAGAGTTGCGATATAGTCCAAGAAATCACAATCCGTTTCACCAGAAACAGGGAAACAACAGGGCAGCATGGTTACAGATCATATCCGTTGCATTTTAAATGTAACTTAGACAGTACGTGAATGGACACGCCTAAATATTTGTTCCCAGATATTATTCTCTATGACTCACATGAAACTAGGGAATGGTGGTCCTTTTGACAGCCCAAGTCGCACTTCCATTCCATGATGCATATCAGCAGTGCGGAATGACTCAGAATCCTTTGGATCTGAAAGCAAAGAAAAGGACTACGGTTCACGAAAGCCCAAGAAAATTAACCATGTAGATCACAAATTCTAACAATAAATAGCAGGAGTTCAAATAGAACACAAGATGCCTATCATATGTAACGTGTTTTAGAGTCCAGATATTCTCATTTACACACCCTACCATGACAGAAATAAAATTAGCAAAAGGCTttgattgaaatttgatataaATGGAACTCTGCACTGATCAATTTACCAACACAAATATGATACACGGCCGTGCTTATAGCTTATTCCTATGAATACAATCCTTCTGAATGAAATTCATAGTATTTCCCAGACTGCCAATCCTTCAGTGTTATGATACACCACCAAATCCATCTGCCCTAGTCCCAGTCCAAAGGCATCAAAGTTCAGAATTCTTCGTACCACAATATAATTCAGACATGGGCGATTATCGGACCACTTCCTCCTCCCTTCACCCAGAAGAACTACTAAACTACTAGTGAGAAAAGTTCATGAATTGTTCAAAGAAAACTTGCTCACCCCCATGTTCGATTTAAATTATTGAAggtgaaaatattatttaaggCAACACTAAATAATCATAACAAGATATTTCACAAACTTATAATCCATTTAAACAACAAGCTGCCGCTTAATAAGGACGAAGAGAGTGGAAGAATTACTCTGATTATATTCAATGAATAAAGAGCTGATACATGATAAGTATAAATAAGCCCTAAGCTACCGAGATCCCTAAAATAATCAATATAACCTAATCTAATAAAGTTTAAAGTTAGATAAATTGCAGAAAAAATCCTGTCCTGACCAATGATTGATTAGATAAATATTTAATCCAACACAAGCATTCTTTATTTTTAACAGAGTGAATTAGCCACACCTCAACAACAAACCTCCTTAAATCTTAATCAAGATTCAGCCAAACAGAATCTATAGCACTTGAGCAACAATATCAAATAATGGAAAAGACCTTTTCATTATTGGCCATAATTAGTACAAGTTTCAGAACATTCCCTCAATTTTGGTGAAAACATGCCATTTAACATTCAAGAAATGAACATTGATTATCACATCACACTATTTAGACAGCAAATAGCCACATCAGCAAGTAACATTATATCCACTAATTTGAATGAAGAGAAAATAAAATGAGATTAGAAATAAATCAAGCAATAGAATTTTGCATTTCAACAGTACTGCAATACCATTGAGGTAGTCTTCAAAACCAAAACCTTCCAAAGTCCCGTCAATGACCTCTAAACCCAAAAAGGAAGATGGTATAGCTCCAGGAGGCCTTTGAAATCTGGAATTGATAAAGCAATTATATAGCTGACTAGGTGAGAATTTAGTCCAGGGAAAAATGTGTACAATTTTTCGTTACTACCAGTTATCAAACAGCACGCCTTCCTAATAGAcaagattaaaaataaaatgaattataTAAAGGTTCAGAAAAATGACACCTGACAAATCCCATGTACAAACTTTAACATttgttccaaaaaaaaaaagtacaaacATTAACATTATAGACAAAACATAACTCCTGAGAGTATATCACTAACAATCTAATATATTATACACTAAAAATATGAAGTCCAACTCCTCTTTACAGATCCCTGACTCCAGGTTTTCAAGAATCAGATACCTAATCACCACAAGATCTCAAGTCCAACGACCGATTAAAAGGGTGTAATACAAAGCTCAAGCAAAGAAATTTCTTTAAAAACAAGCTTCCATTCCGTTCAGTACCACGCCAACGACAAAAAAAACTATTGCAACGAAAAAACCCTAATTTCCGCAATTCACGAAAGGTAGAAAATAAATCAAGAGGAAAAGAGTCGAAAAACACTAAGAGCCAAGGAAGCACGAACTTGGATAGAATTTGGCGATCGAGTTCCCTCTTCATTGGAAACGCAGCACCGTAAGTATCACATAAAATTCTCTTGTTCATGCCTTCTTGCTTCAACTTCGCCTATTCATCAACGCCAAAACAAAAacacaacaataaaaaaaagtaaCAATAAATGCAGAGAGTGAAAAGTGCATAAAAAATTTACAGATCGATAGGCAGATTCGAGAGGGTGAGGCTCAATAATATCGCTCTTCACGCCATGGATTCCATAGCGTAGTGGATCGTCTCTTCGGCCTTCGAATGGTGAGAAGTTCGCCGAATCCATTTGACAACTTTCCCTTTGTCACTTCGTTCTACTGCGAAAGAATTAGAGAAATGGCGAAAGTAGAGGTTATGtgcgataaaaaaaaaaaaaaaaaaaaaaaccaaactaAAAACAAACCCAGAAATCTTTTCACGCAAGAAAATAACAAATGCGAAGTCAAACATGGGCTGGGCTTTAAAGTTGATTTTGGGTCGAGCTTCAAGTCCAAATAATGTTCTCGGCCCAATATTCATTAAATTTATCCCTGCTAGCTCTGTCCATAAAGTGGTAGatacataaaatatattatagagCGGCAAATGCCTACGAAAGATGAAATTCTCTGAAATCCCCTAGAACGAGTATGCATGGTTAGAAGAAAATGTAGAGATCACCtatgaaataaatatataaataatttataattgtcAGATAATACAGGGTTTGGTTGAATTTATGCTTGAAGCTCAGTgaagtttattttttttgtttgtttaatGTTACTAGTAAGAAACACATGTTTTTCACACAAGaacactttatttttttatcgaTTAAGTAtctaattgaattaaaaatgaTGTTTATGCTGAAGATTCTGAAACACATACATGTTAAGGTATCCGATCGAATTAAAGATAATGTTCATACTGAATATTTTGAAACATGATAAATATAGCTAATTATGTCAATTAATACATATCCCTTTTTTTTCACTTTTATAACTCGTTAAAATTTTGtatctttctttttatttattaggTATTTCAACCTTTTTTGTCAGAAAATTTTTGTTGTCAATCTCCATATCAAATAGATAATGACATAGGGGACAACTCTAAAGAAATTCTTAAAGCATATTTTCAATTAGAGACCAGTATTCATGTCCGAGAATTTTTTAGTGTCAATACtcataacaatttttttaagtTTAACTCATTgacattaaaatattaaaaaatacatattaCTTTATTAAGCATGTAGACTTTTTTCCCACTTAATATGCACAAAGTAATTTCATTCTCATACCAAATTCATCCGATTCTCATATCAAGccaattattaaatttaatttatttgctACTCATTGAAGTATTATTGAATGATAATTTAGGTTTAATAGACAAAAATATGGTATTctaaaatttaaatcaattacttatcaataatatatatactattATGCTATAATCGAGTTCTCTTAATTAATTACTATTTCACTCCAAACAATTGTTCTTGATACTCCAATCATCTTCCTAATATCAAAGTTGATCAAAATTATGTATTTGGTCGTATAATGTTGTCCTATGTAATATACTATATATTGGTATGTTTTCAAAagtatttgatgcatgaaaataTAACAGTACTATCAATTCATTGTTGACATCAAATGTTTTCTAACTATATTTTCATGTATTCAATATaagttaatatttttgaaataaataatttaatgtaATGCAAAGAAGAATTTATCaggtaaattttttatataaccctggttaatattttttttaaaaaaaaatgacctCTTATAGTATATTTCAAATACATTTGAGgatatcatattttttttgaaaatggttGACTAGATCCATTTTCCCAATTTACTCGAATTTTTATCAtcattatgtatatatatttagcGTAATATTACCTTGTtttgaataatattttcttatgGACAACGTTGGAGGGTTAGTTTCAGAAATTATTCAACTCATTATCGATTAGTTGGTTTGAAATTATTAGAAACATCAAAGGCAGAAGACCAATCATCATTAGGCAATatcgaaaattaaagaatagcaagaatacaaaaataaaaggcaaaaacttgtgtgagacggtctcatatttGTGAAAAAGATCTCTTGTTTGGGTCATCCAAGAAAaaatattgctttttatgctaagagtattattttttattgtgaatatcggtagggttgacctgtctcacatattaagatccgtgagacggtctcacatgagacccacttagaataaaaacacaatttaaatttttattgatgagaaaatattgatattagatGTTTGAAAGTTGAAAAAAGAGAACAAAAATGCAGTATATAACAGCTAGAATATCTTTTCACCAACCAGCTCTCCATATATATCCCAGATTTCACGCactgttaatatatatatatatatatatatatatatatatatatatatatatatatatatatatatatatatttctcacTTCCTCAGAATTATGAGGCTAGCAAAGTACAATTTACGTACGGCCATACTTATTCCACAACTTCATCATGAAAAAATCTCTGGTCAAACTTCGACACAAGGCTCTCCATGCCCACAATCCAATATAATTCTCGCAATCATTAATAATACTAAGTTATCTATAATTCGATGTGAGCTTCTtaactaatttttttatgtattggaaataaaagaattttattttaaataaaaatttagagattatatttaaaaaaaatagatggattttttaaaaatatataaaataaaaatgtatggTGTATCAAGAACCATAGATATATGTAAATGAAGAGTGTCGTTGAAGAATTTAATGCAAGCTCTAGCTCCCCGTTTCTGccactagtagaaaaatcgcTTTTTACTTCGAGTATTCAATGAAGTAATAAGGTAGTTAAGTGCTGAAGTATATggacgtgaagtaatagatgtATCTTTTACTTCGCATAATAACCGAAGTTGTATGATTGAAAATACTGAAGTCTTTGGCCGGTTTTCGAAGGAAAACCGGTCCAAAATTGGACCGGTGCCGAAGTAAGAAATGTGTTTTACTTCATCGATTATTGTAAGTAACAaagtaatatattatatataacttcgtcttaattattatttagcga
Coding sequences:
- the LOC140838205 gene encoding transmembrane ascorbate ferrireductase 2-like, which gives rise to MAVPIVQFSIFPLVRTIGFAVIVLVLIWTVHYRGGLALVSENKDLIFNVHPLLMVTGLVLLNGEAMLAYKTISGTKSFKKLVHLSLQFLAFCSGIVGLWAAWKFHMDKGIDNFYSLHSWLGLACLFLFGVQWAAGFVTYWYPGGSRNSRATLLPWHVFFGIYIYGLAVVTCTTGLLEKATFLQTSNTITRYSTEALLVNSLGMLIIVLAGFVILGVISSSYAVRGSVD
- the LOC140838206 gene encoding cyclin-B1-2-like, producing the protein MDSANFSPFEGRRDDPLRYGIHGVKSDIIEPHPLESAYRSAKLKQEGMNKRILCDTYGAAFPMKRELDRQILSKFQRPPGAIPSSFLGLEVIDGTLEGFGFEDYLNDPKDSESFRTADMHHGMEVRLGLSKGPPFPSFM